Proteins co-encoded in one Montipora capricornis isolate CH-2021 chromosome 12, ASM3666992v2, whole genome shotgun sequence genomic window:
- the LOC138027607 gene encoding histamine H2 receptor-like: protein MEVTFENSTGPSPNIVPQCHLLPVGHIYGMMAVNILSTVAGTVGNLLVIGTVPLNFNLQTISNFWLVSMAVADLFVTALGQPLFSVFLGLQLAGECYHVVSQAFRLIANMSCSASVLHLCFISVDRCLVILRPHDFRTIRTKKRFRMALAFSWTLPVVYGILRLTVSKKATSYFTVLAVGLCYITIILCYALIILKVRKQGSTSMKRRRRNSTERRVALEHIVERRVTVTIAIVVVIFTVCWVPLLYLRSAFAEANFGLFYNWARTLALSNSSMNPWIYCFRISEFRKAYNKLLRCQWKSASNNGTSKSSQQTGNSSELETTQQTPDVV from the coding sequence ATGGAGGTTACTTTCGAAAATTCAACTGGACCGTCTCCAAACATTGTTCCACAGTGCCATTTGCTGCCCGTGGGGCACATCTATGGAATGATGGCAGTTAATATCTTGTCTACAGTCGCGGGTACAGTTGGAAATTTGTTGGTTATTGGGACGGTTCCTTTGAATTTCAATCTTCAAACGATCTCCAACTTTTGGCTCGTTAGTATGGCAGTAGCGGATCTGTTTGTGACAGCTCTGGGCCAGCCTCTCTTCTCAGTCTTTCTGGGCCTTCAACTTGCCGGTGAATGCTATCATGTCGTCTCACAAGCGTTCCGCTTGATCGCTAACATGTCGTGTTCGGCGTCCGTTCTTCACTTATGCTTCATAAGCGTTGATCGTTGCCTGGTCATTCTACGTCCGCACGACTTCCGAACCATTCGTACTAAGAAGCGTTTTCGAATGGCGCTGGCGTTTTCGTGGACGCTACCAGTCGTCTACGGTATTCTACGTTTGACGGTTAGCAAGAAAGCGACCTCGTATTTCACAGTCTTAGCCGTGGGACTCTGCTATATTACCATCATCTTGTGTTATGCTTTAATCATCCTTAAAGTGAGAAAGCAAGGCTCTACGAGCATGAAACGCCGTCGACGCAACTCCACTGAACGAAGAGTTGCTTTAGAACACATAGTGGAGCGTCGAGTAACCGTGACAATAGCTATAGTGGTGGTAATCTTCACGGTCTGTTGGGTCCCTCTCCTGTATTTACGCTCTGCGTTTGCTGAAGCGAACTTTGGCTTATTCTACAACTGGGCCCGCACTCTTGCTCTTAGTAATTCTTCCATGAATCCGTGGATTTATTGCTTTAGGATCTCCGAGTTTCGCAAAGCCTACAACAAACTATTAAGATGCCAATGGAAATCTGCAAGTAACAATGGGACCAGCAAAAGCTCTCAACAAACAGGGAATTCGAGTGAACTGGAAACAACGCAGCAAACCCCAGATGTCGTATAG
- the LOC138027606 gene encoding histamine H2 receptor-like: protein MGLTNNYSTGTVSSEENCHFLPLGHLYGMLVVNILSMILGTIGNVLVIGTVRTNFALQIISNYWLVSMAVADLFVTAIGQPLFVVFLGLQLIGECNSVVSQVFRLIANMSCSASVLHLCLISVDRCLVILRPHDFRKIRTKKRFRIALVIAWILPVVYGILRLTLEKSVTSYFTVTAVGLCFVVIILCYSLIILKVRKQGSLTLKRIRGSGGRNVASEHMIERRVTVTIAIVVVIFTVCWFPLLYLRSAFAEENFGVAYNWARTLALSNSSMNPWIYCFRIAEFREAYNRLMRCQWKPTCRAGAREPRDPTTGTHSSDLETTTANGGPYAL, encoded by the coding sequence ATGGGGCTTACCAACAACTACTCCACTGGTACTGTGTCTAGCGAAGAGAACTGTCATTTTTTGCCCTTGGGACATTTGTACGGAATGCTGGTGGTGAATATTTTGTCGATGATTCTCGGGACGATCGGCAATGTTCTAGTTATCGGTACTGTCCGCACGAATTTTGCTCTGCAAATTATTTCCAACTACTGGCTCGTCAGCATGGCTGTGGCTGATCTGTTTGTAACGGCGATTGGGCAGCCTCTCTTTGTCGTCTTCCTGGGGCTTCAACTCATCGGTGAATGCAACTCGGTCGTTTCACAAGTTTTTCGTTTGATCGCTAACATGTCGTGTTCGGCATCCGTGCTTCATCTCTGCCTCATCAGTGTCGATCGATGCTTGGTCATTTTGCGACCGCACGATTTCAGAAAGATCCGTACGAAAAAACGGTTCCGCATTGCCCTGGTCATCGCATGGATTTTGCCAGTTGTCTATGGAATTCTACGTCTCACGCTCGAAAAGTCAGTAACGTCGTATTTTACAGTGACAGCCGTGGGACTTTGCTTTGTGGTCATAATTTTATGCTACAGCTTAATTATCTTGAAAGTCAGAAAGCAAGGCTCACTGACCCTAAAACGGATCCGCGGTTCTGGAGGACGGAACGTTGCTTCAGAACACATGATAGAGCGTCGCGTTACCGTCACAATTGCTATCGTTGTTGTAATTTTCACGGTTTGTTGGTTTCCTTTGTTATACCTACGTTCGGCTTTCGCCGAGGAAAACTTTGGCGTGGCTTATAACTGGGCCCGCACTCTTGCCTTGAGCAATTCTTCCATGAATCCGTGGATTTATTGCTTCAGGATCGCAGAATTCCGGGAAGCTTACAACAGACTGATGAGGTGCCAGTGGAAGCCAACCTGTAGGGCCGGGGCGCGGGAGCCGAGAGACCCAACGACAGGGACTCATTCAAGTGACTTGGAAACGACGACTGCAAACGGGGGACCTTACGCGTTGTAA